The following DNA comes from Rhizobium lusitanum.
TCGCCGGCGGCCAGTCGCTTCAAGCCAAGAGCGAGACCGGATGACGCATGCTGCATCTCCTCTTCCGCAATCCTTTTGGCTTCAATACTACTGCGAAGAAGTTCCTGTTCGCTGGATTGTCGCGTAGCCGCAGCCTCGGCTTCAAGCTCGCGTGTCCTCAATGCATTATCCTTGAACACCTGCACGGCGCGGGCTATCAAACCGATCTCGTCAAGACGCGCGGTACCCTGTGGCGAAACGGTGAGGTCACCGTTCGCGAGCCGCTCAATCGTCCTGGTGATCCCGACCAGGGGCTTTGCCACTGCGCTGCGGACCACGAGGAAAGCGCTGATGCTGAATATGGCCAGGCCGCCAAGGATCATCCAATACGTGGTCAAGATGGCGCTATTCGCCAGCTCGGTAAGGTCCTCGTTGATCTTGATCTTCTCGCCTTCGGCGGCCTGCGTCATACCGTCAATGGCCTCGATGACCGGATCGAATGCAGGTTCGCAACTCAACATATAGCTGGCCTGTGCGGCGGCGAGGTCTGCCGTCGACGTCGCTGTTTCGCCAAGCTTGGTGGAGACGGCACAAGCCTCGGAAAACAGTGCCGAAGCTTGGCTTGCAATCGCTTCATACGCATCGGCATTTTTTGGATAAGCACTTTTCGCGGCATTAATCTGCTCCACGAAGTCTTTCTTTGACTCTGTAATCTCCCCGAGAGCGTCGTTACGCCTATCATCGTCGGGGGCTATCGTCAGGCCGGCAATGGATCTTCCAGCGGCAACGAGCGCGCGTCCCGCGCCGGACAGATTGAGGGCGGCCTCTGCCTGATGCTCGCTGGCGCTGCTGTATCCCGCTTCAATGACATGCATCTTGGCTGTTGCGAAGAAGACCGAAGCAATTGTCAGCGATGCAAATATTGCAAGCATCAAACCGAGTTTGGCCTGAAGCCTGAGATTCCTGAGGAAATTCATATATTCTCCTGCATTCCATAAAAAGGCGATGTTGCTCTTCCAGAAATTAGGACCTTCACAGACACACCAATGAACCCGACCGATGGGCCGAGGAAATTCAGAATAGATCGAATGAGCCATCCTGAATGTAAGCATCATTTTTGAGGATTGATTGCATCATGCAATCATAATGCGCGCGCTATACTGCAGATGCAGTTCTTGTCGCTGGCGCCGCCGTAAAACTATTCACTGCAGCAAACTTGCGCACTACAGCTAAGCCGAATTTCTTTAATAAACTGCTATCTAAAAATTCTGGACGCCTTGGAACATATGAACGCCGCGCACTTAGGATAGAATTGCGTATTTCGGATAAATATATGCCGTTCGTCAGCTCTTAAGGAGCCTCACTCGACAAGAATTCGGCAGACATAATATGTTGAGAACCGCCGGGTTAGAATGCGGATGCGGACAATGCCGATCCAGGCTTCAACAGAAGCGATCGATTTGTCCCAATCCTTGGCTGATCGGCGTCAGCGATCGCACCCTCAGATGGCGAAGTGAACAAAGCCAAGCGTGGTGACACCCAGTTCGCAGCAAGGGCCTGGAGGCATCAAGCCAATATCAGCCCCTTGAACTGCGGGAACACGGCACCTATCTGCGGCTCAACCCGCTGGTCCGGGCCCCTCTGGTGAGAGCCGTCGGCGCTCTTGCGATGTCGGACCTTTCCGACATCTCGTGCCGACAGAGGTTCCTTTCTTGGAAACGTCTTTGTTTTTCGTGGAGTGGCTGGGAAAGCCGCTCTGGATGTGGGCAGGCTTCATCGCTCTGGTCATCGCAATTCTATCATTCGACCTTGGGATCTTGCATAAGGAAAACAAGGAAATCGGCGTCGGCGAAAGTCTCAGGCTTTCGGTGCTCTACATTTCGCTCGGCCTCGCCTTCGGCGGCTGGGTCTGGTGGTACCTCGGCGCTGACTCCGGCCTTGCCTACATGACAGGTTTCGTCGTCGAAAAGACCCTGGCGCTCGACAATGTCTTCGTCATCGCACTGATCTTCGCCTTCTTTGCCGCCCCGCGCCTCTACCAGCACCGGGTACTCTTCTGGGGTATTCTCGGCGTGATCGTGTTGCGTGCCATCATGATCGGTGTCGGCGCGACACTGGTGGCCGAATTTTCGTGGCTGCTTTACGTGTTCGCGGCGTTTCTCATCATAACCGGCATCAAGATGCTGGTGATGAAGGACGCGGAACCCGACGTTTCCAACAATCCCCTCGTCCGCTTCATGCGAAACCGGTTCAACGTCACCGACACGCATCATGGCGAGCAGTTCTTCGTGAAGCAGGCCCATCCGACCACCGGCAAGATCGTCTGGTTCATCACCCCGCTCTTCATGGCCCTGGTCATGATCGAAGTGGCCGACGTCATCTTCGCCGTCGACTCGGTTCCCGCGATCTTCGCGATCACCACGGATCCCTTCATCGTCTACACCTCCAACATCTTCGCCATCCTCGGCTTGCGCGCCCTCTATTTCGCGCTGGCGGCCATGATTCATCGCTTCAAATATCTGAAGCCGGCCCTGGCCGTCGTGCTGGTCTTCATCGGCTCGAAGATCTTCGTTGCCGACATGCTGGGCCTGGAAAAGTTTCCGGCCGCCCTCTCGCTCGGGATCACCTTCGCGATCATCGCAAGTGGCGTGGTCTGGAGCCTGCTCAAGACGCGCGGCCAGGCGAACAACGCTTAAAGCCTGCGACGCACCTGCTGAAGTGGCAGGTGCGCTGCCCCTCCTCTCCCAACAAACGCCCAACAAGGAACAGACATGCTCTCCAACATCATCGCATGGCTCTTTGCCACTTTCGCCATCGCTCCCCTTCAGGCCGAGATCGAGCGATACGCCGCCGCCGCAAATCTGCCGGTTGAGATCGTCCAGCAATCACGGACGTGCTTGTCATCGCAGGTACCCCTACTGGTACAACGTGCATCGGAGGATAGTTACTGGACCGTCTCCACCATTGTCGGCGTGGCGACCGGCTGGAGCGACCCGGCGGACCTGCTCGACAAGAACAATCCGGCTTGCGCTGATATCATTGGCCTCATCAAAACCAAAAGCGCTGATGCCACCTGACAAATTACAAAGCAGATCATTCCTCGGATCCGGAGTGGTGAAATCACATGACTGAACAGGCAGCCGGTACGGCACGGCAGGAAGAGATGGCATCCGTCCGTCTGAAAGAATTGGCAAGGCTGGCGCAATTGCAAGGCGGCGTCAGCTTGAGGGACGTGCCATCCAATCTGGGCCGGACCAGTATGGCTTTCACCATTCTTTTTCTGGCACTGCCTGCCCTCACGCCGATACCCGGACCGTTCGGGATGGTGTTCGGGAGCGCGCTGGCTCTTGTTGCCGTACAAATCGCCATGGGACGTCAGACGCCTTGGCTTCCGGCGTTCCTCAACCGGCGCAGACTGTCGCCGGCAATGGTGGATCTCATCGTCCGCTACAGCGTTCCGATCATTGCCAGAGTTGAGGCAATCATCCGCCCAGGGCGCCTGGCCATTTTCACGGGCAGGATGATGCAGTGGCTGCTGGCATTTCCGATCTTCGTGTTGGCGGTTGCTATCGCGCTGCCAATCCCGTTCGGCAACTTTCTGCCGGTTCTTGCGCTGACGGTGATTTCCATCGCACTGATGGCAAGAGATGGGCTCGTAACTCTGATCGGCCTGATGCTGTGCGCACTCGCATTCGCCGCCACCGCCGGGTTGGTGCAGGTCGCCATTGCGAGTTTCAACGCGCTTGGCTCCTGAGCAAGCGTGCCGTGTCGCCGGGCATGAAGCGATGGATGCGCTTGTCTCAACCTTATCCGGTTTCCAAGCCTCTATTCCTCTGTCTCCGACGCTGCATTCGCCGCCTTTTGCGCCTCGATGCGATTTTGCGTCAGGCGCGCAGCTGCGGCTGCGGTCGCGTCAGTGGTGCCACCTGCGACTTGAACGGTCGGCGTTCCGAAATGGATGCCTTTTTCCGCGAAGGTTCTGTTCAACATTGAAAGAGCCTTCCGGCGAATAGCGGACTGCTCTCCAGGTCTCGCCGTGAATTTCAGCCGAATTTCGATGCCGTAATCCGCCATCTGTTCGATGCCCTGCATTTTGAGCGGTTCGAGAATGTTGGGTCCAAGTTCCGGGTCGTCCGCAAGTTCCGCACCGATTTTCTTTATGGTCTTGCGCACGTCCTCCAGGTCGCTGTCATAGCTG
Coding sequences within:
- a CDS encoding TerC family protein, with amino-acid sequence MWAGFIALVIAILSFDLGILHKENKEIGVGESLRLSVLYISLGLAFGGWVWWYLGADSGLAYMTGFVVEKTLALDNVFVIALIFAFFAAPRLYQHRVLFWGILGVIVLRAIMIGVGATLVAEFSWLLYVFAAFLIITGIKMLVMKDAEPDVSNNPLVRFMRNRFNVTDTHHGEQFFVKQAHPTTGKIVWFITPLFMALVMIEVADVIFAVDSVPAIFAITTDPFIVYTSNIFAILGLRALYFALAAMIHRFKYLKPALAVVLVFIGSKIFVADMLGLEKFPAALSLGITFAIIASGVVWSLLKTRGQANNA
- a CDS encoding exopolysaccharide biosynthesis protein, translated to MTEQAAGTARQEEMASVRLKELARLAQLQGGVSLRDVPSNLGRTSMAFTILFLALPALTPIPGPFGMVFGSALALVAVQIAMGRQTPWLPAFLNRRRLSPAMVDLIVRYSVPIIARVEAIIRPGRLAIFTGRMMQWLLAFPIFVLAVAIALPIPFGNFLPVLALTVISIALMARDGLVTLIGLMLCALAFAATAGLVQVAIASFNALGS